A DNA window from Arachis duranensis cultivar V14167 chromosome 3, aradu.V14167.gnm2.J7QH, whole genome shotgun sequence contains the following coding sequences:
- the LOC107482135 gene encoding agamous-like MADS-box protein MADS4 isoform X1, with translation MGRGRVELKRIENKINRQVTFAKRRNGLLKKAYELSVLCDAEVALIIFSNRGKLYEFCSSSSMLKTLERYQKCNYGAPETNVSTREALVMELSSQQEYLKLKARYEALQRSQRNLMGEDLGPLSSKELESLERQLDSSLKLIRSTRTQFMLDQLSELQRKEHLLSEANRALRQRQLEGYQINPMQLNPGGVDDMGYARHPPQPQPDPLFQQLDCEPTLQIGYQPDPVSVVTAGPSMGNYMGGWLP, from the exons atgggaAGGGGAAGGGTAGAGTTGAAGAGAATTGAGAACAAGATCAACAGGCAAGTGACCTTTGCAAAGAGAAGAAACGGGCTACTGAAGAAGGCGTATGAGCTTTCAGTTCTTTGTGATGCTGAGGTTGCTCTCATCATCTTCTCCAATAGGGGAAAACTGTACGAGTTTTGCAGCAGTTCAAG CATGCTGAAAACACTAGAGAGGTACCAGAAATGTAACTATGGAGCACCGGAAACTAATGTGTCAACTAGGGAAGCCTTGGTAATG GAATTAAGCAGTCAACAAGAATACTTGAAGCTGAAGGCACGTTATGAAGCCCTACAAAGGTCCCAGAG AAACCTGATGGGAGAAGATCTTGGCCCTCTAAGCAGCAAAGAGCTGGAGTCACTGGAAAGGCAGCTAGATTCGTCGTTGAAGCTAATCAGATCCACAAGG ACCCAATTCATGCTGGATCAGCTATCGGAACTTCAACGTAAG GAACACTTGCTAAGTGAGGCTAACAGGGCTCTCAGACAAAGG CAGTTGGAAGGGTATCAAATAAATCCAATGCAGCTGAATCCTGGTGGTGTTGATGATATGGGATATGCCCGCCATCCACCTCAACCTCAGCCCGATCCTCTTTTCCAGCAATTGGATTGTGAGCCTACCTTACAAATTGG ATATCAGCCTGATCCAGTATCAGTGGTGACGGCAGGCCCAAGCATGGGCAATTACATGGGAGGATGGCTACCATAG
- the LOC107482135 gene encoding agamous-like MADS-box protein MADS4 isoform X2 — MGRGRVELKRIENKINRQVTFAKRRNGLLKKAYELSVLCDAEVALIIFSNRGKLYEFCSSSSMLKTLERYQKCNYGAPETNVSTREALVMELSSQQEYLKLKARYEALQRSQRNLMGEDLGPLSSKELESLERQLDSSLKLIRSTRTQFMLDQLSELQRKEHLLSEANRALRQRLEGYQINPMQLNPGGVDDMGYARHPPQPQPDPLFQQLDCEPTLQIGYQPDPVSVVTAGPSMGNYMGGWLP; from the exons atgggaAGGGGAAGGGTAGAGTTGAAGAGAATTGAGAACAAGATCAACAGGCAAGTGACCTTTGCAAAGAGAAGAAACGGGCTACTGAAGAAGGCGTATGAGCTTTCAGTTCTTTGTGATGCTGAGGTTGCTCTCATCATCTTCTCCAATAGGGGAAAACTGTACGAGTTTTGCAGCAGTTCAAG CATGCTGAAAACACTAGAGAGGTACCAGAAATGTAACTATGGAGCACCGGAAACTAATGTGTCAACTAGGGAAGCCTTGGTAATG GAATTAAGCAGTCAACAAGAATACTTGAAGCTGAAGGCACGTTATGAAGCCCTACAAAGGTCCCAGAG AAACCTGATGGGAGAAGATCTTGGCCCTCTAAGCAGCAAAGAGCTGGAGTCACTGGAAAGGCAGCTAGATTCGTCGTTGAAGCTAATCAGATCCACAAGG ACCCAATTCATGCTGGATCAGCTATCGGAACTTCAACGTAAG GAACACTTGCTAAGTGAGGCTAACAGGGCTCTCAGACAAAGG TTGGAAGGGTATCAAATAAATCCAATGCAGCTGAATCCTGGTGGTGTTGATGATATGGGATATGCCCGCCATCCACCTCAACCTCAGCCCGATCCTCTTTTCCAGCAATTGGATTGTGAGCCTACCTTACAAATTGG ATATCAGCCTGATCCAGTATCAGTGGTGACGGCAGGCCCAAGCATGGGCAATTACATGGGAGGATGGCTACCATAG
- the LOC107482135 gene encoding agamous-like MADS-box protein MADS4 isoform X3 translates to MGRGRVELKRIENKINRQVTFAKRRNGLLKKAYELSVLCDAEVALIIFSNRGKLYEFCSSSSMLKTLERYQKCNYGAPETNVSTREALELSSQQEYLKLKARYEALQRSQRNLMGEDLGPLSSKELESLERQLDSSLKLIRSTRTQFMLDQLSELQRKEHLLSEANRALRQRQLEGYQINPMQLNPGGVDDMGYARHPPQPQPDPLFQQLDCEPTLQIGYQPDPVSVVTAGPSMGNYMGGWLP, encoded by the exons atgggaAGGGGAAGGGTAGAGTTGAAGAGAATTGAGAACAAGATCAACAGGCAAGTGACCTTTGCAAAGAGAAGAAACGGGCTACTGAAGAAGGCGTATGAGCTTTCAGTTCTTTGTGATGCTGAGGTTGCTCTCATCATCTTCTCCAATAGGGGAAAACTGTACGAGTTTTGCAGCAGTTCAAG CATGCTGAAAACACTAGAGAGGTACCAGAAATGTAACTATGGAGCACCGGAAACTAATGTGTCAACTAGGGAAGCCTTG GAATTAAGCAGTCAACAAGAATACTTGAAGCTGAAGGCACGTTATGAAGCCCTACAAAGGTCCCAGAG AAACCTGATGGGAGAAGATCTTGGCCCTCTAAGCAGCAAAGAGCTGGAGTCACTGGAAAGGCAGCTAGATTCGTCGTTGAAGCTAATCAGATCCACAAGG ACCCAATTCATGCTGGATCAGCTATCGGAACTTCAACGTAAG GAACACTTGCTAAGTGAGGCTAACAGGGCTCTCAGACAAAGG CAGTTGGAAGGGTATCAAATAAATCCAATGCAGCTGAATCCTGGTGGTGTTGATGATATGGGATATGCCCGCCATCCACCTCAACCTCAGCCCGATCCTCTTTTCCAGCAATTGGATTGTGAGCCTACCTTACAAATTGG ATATCAGCCTGATCCAGTATCAGTGGTGACGGCAGGCCCAAGCATGGGCAATTACATGGGAGGATGGCTACCATAG
- the LOC107482135 gene encoding agamous-like MADS-box protein MADS4 isoform X4, with translation MGRGRVELKRIENKINRQVTFAKRRNGLLKKAYELSVLCDAEVALIIFSNRGKLYEFCSSSSMLKTLERYQKCNYGAPETNVSTREALELSSQQEYLKLKARYEALQRSQRNLMGEDLGPLSSKELESLERQLDSSLKLIRSTRTQFMLDQLSELQRKEHLLSEANRALRQRLEGYQINPMQLNPGGVDDMGYARHPPQPQPDPLFQQLDCEPTLQIGYQPDPVSVVTAGPSMGNYMGGWLP, from the exons atgggaAGGGGAAGGGTAGAGTTGAAGAGAATTGAGAACAAGATCAACAGGCAAGTGACCTTTGCAAAGAGAAGAAACGGGCTACTGAAGAAGGCGTATGAGCTTTCAGTTCTTTGTGATGCTGAGGTTGCTCTCATCATCTTCTCCAATAGGGGAAAACTGTACGAGTTTTGCAGCAGTTCAAG CATGCTGAAAACACTAGAGAGGTACCAGAAATGTAACTATGGAGCACCGGAAACTAATGTGTCAACTAGGGAAGCCTTG GAATTAAGCAGTCAACAAGAATACTTGAAGCTGAAGGCACGTTATGAAGCCCTACAAAGGTCCCAGAG AAACCTGATGGGAGAAGATCTTGGCCCTCTAAGCAGCAAAGAGCTGGAGTCACTGGAAAGGCAGCTAGATTCGTCGTTGAAGCTAATCAGATCCACAAGG ACCCAATTCATGCTGGATCAGCTATCGGAACTTCAACGTAAG GAACACTTGCTAAGTGAGGCTAACAGGGCTCTCAGACAAAGG TTGGAAGGGTATCAAATAAATCCAATGCAGCTGAATCCTGGTGGTGTTGATGATATGGGATATGCCCGCCATCCACCTCAACCTCAGCCCGATCCTCTTTTCCAGCAATTGGATTGTGAGCCTACCTTACAAATTGG ATATCAGCCTGATCCAGTATCAGTGGTGACGGCAGGCCCAAGCATGGGCAATTACATGGGAGGATGGCTACCATAG